The Desulfovibrio sp. genome contains the following window.
GCGCGGATTTTCGCCTGTTGTCGCCGAAGGGCGGCACAACCATGCTATGTTGGCCCTCAGACCCCGCTGTCGTCAAGTGGATCAGGGCCAAAACGGTTGGGTCCGGAGGTTCCTTTAAGCGCATATACGACCATCAGCCCGATGCTCGCGATGCCCACGGCCAGGGCCGCCACAATGTACAGCCACTCGGCATCAGTCACCAGGCCGATCAGGGCAGGCAGCATCAAGACCGCAGGCAGTGCCTGCCACCAGCCGGAAAGGTCGCGGTCGTGCAGCCTGCGCGTTGACACGCTCACCGTTGGCAGCAACAGCCACAGGGCCTGCACGGCGCTGATGATGGAAGCCAGCGCTGGCGCAATAGCGCCCACAATGGCCACTGCAATATTGATCAGCAGCGTGAACAGGCAGAACCACCAGAATTCGGAGCGCGAGGCCCGGCCCTTAAAGCTGCAATACTTCTTGGTCAGGCAGAATTTTACGGCATCCCTGAATTCCATGCGCTCTCCCTCCAGCGGGC
Protein-coding sequences here:
- a CDS encoding DUF805 domain-containing protein, producing MEFRDAVKFCLTKKYCSFKGRASRSEFWWFCLFTLLINIAVAIVGAIAPALASIISAVQALWLLLPTVSVSTRRLHDRDLSGWWQALPAVLMLPALIGLVTDAEWLYIVAALAVGIASIGLMVVYALKGTSGPNRFGPDPLDDSGV